A genome region from Musa acuminata AAA Group cultivar baxijiao chromosome BXJ3-5, Cavendish_Baxijiao_AAA, whole genome shotgun sequence includes the following:
- the LOC135638618 gene encoding uncharacterized protein LOC135638618, whose amino-acid sequence MAPKEQPHDDAWVHARKLDGNRHHWQCIYCDYIGKGGGITRVKMHLAGGYPDVAKCKKVPTEIRKLFQSKLKQTKEDTLKKKARVEEEYHRATQEPVYDQYEGCGDEVDPDLTAGIRASLEHQYTVDEAMRHRRPDSQFEHGTGSGIQRSTSIRQPTAPSQLGRTSSMRYGGLRGFMRGLGRRSAPDIVDIDPQAYPPQTAKQTRIDDAYTKEKKRDIGKAISKWFNFHRIPANTAKGPYYQSMISSIQKSGTGIQPPTPKEIHGVYLDEEVAEIKDWIKSFKRQWEEYGVTLMCDSWTGPTRMSIINFLVYCNRRVVFHKSVNASEKIQDANYIESLMDTMVEEIGPQYVVQIITDNGANFKKAGLQLMEKRKTLFWTPCAAHCIDLMLKDIGELDAVKKCVARAQSITKFIYNHHWVHALMQKYVNGEVLRPGITRFATNFIALKSLQQKRQGLKAMASSQEWSESRYSKLSDGKKIEKAILSSRFWDTIAEIIKGVEPLYIVLRKVDMDKRPQMPYLKYMLISAREEVRKAFKDDFKADQYVRIIDRRTDVHMDQDIHNAAYYLNPAIQYRYALGTQNNFLTTLRNVIYRLLSNTTEATDALMEGRLFRETIGSFSDVVAVSCRYTMDPVEWWLQFGGDAPHLRKVAIRILSQTTTSSGCERNWSTFALIHTKVRNRLSYRRLEKLVYVHYNMRLKLRCAELDKEPEEPDIDPIDLQFYNEDSEPMLDWVEAAENQEDPLLDEAGDPQRPSRFITETIEEEEEAQPQQVENPPRLQHGMSQTARGTTDTQRSHSSAQRAKAKGKAVASVASLERIESGDETPSQSHSLSRSVQRHDSNTDSSASTDDGGDTGQSLVSSAQLEGGEWTEEQYFTHATQDSDHGTRQGTGQVYARKGKEKGKAVDEYEQMRQSIHDIDTERDSSYSQQSYYGESYGQQQYGDSWSSFSKQQHDTEQHQYMPQELPRTNMIHDDQSTISTTLMHQWHTVYQYTMSWDQFHDWIQQTYHIDMYRIEDPDPPPVEARRSFWW is encoded by the exons atggcaccaaaggaacagccacatgatgatgcatgggttcatgcccgaaagctagatggaaaccgtcatcattggcaatgtatttattgtgactacattggcaaaggtggaggaataactcgagtgaaaatgcatttggctggtgggtatcctgatgttgcaaaatgcaagaaagttccaacggagatccgtaaattatttcaaagcaagcttaaacaaacaaaggaagatacattaaaaaagaaggcaagagttgaggaagaatatcatagggctacacaggaaccggtttatgatcagtatgagggttgcggcgatgaagtcgacccggatctcacagctgggattcgtgcatcattggagcatcagtatacggtcgatgaagcaatgaggcatcgacgacctgactcacaatttgAGCATGGCACTGGTAGTGGAATCCAAAGGTCAACCAGCATaaggcaaccaactgctccttctcagctaggccgaactagtagcatgagatatggtggactccgtggttttatgagaggtcttggcaggaggtccgcaccagatattgttgatattgatccgcaagcctatcccccacaaacagcgaaacaaACACGGATTGAtgatgcatacacaaaagaaaaaaaacgggatattgggaaggcaatctcaaaatggtttaactttcataggattccagccaacacagccaaaggtccatattatcaaagcatgatctcctctattcaaaagtctggcacggggatccaacctccaacaccaaaGGAGATTCACGGCGTatacttagatgaggaggtggcagaaataaaggattggatcaaatccttcaagaggcaatgggaagaatatggggtgacattgatgtgtgacagttggacaggaccaacaagaatgagtatcatcaactttcttgtttattgcaatagaagagtggtgtttcataagtccgttaatgcttctgaaaagatccaagatgcaaactacattgagagcttgatggacactatggtagaggagattggaccacagtatgttgtacaaataataaccgacaatggagcgaatttcaaaaaggccggtttgcaattgatggaaaaaagaaaaactttgttttggactccatgtgcagctcattgcatagatctaatgttgaaggatattggtgagttggatgcggtcaaaaaatgtgtagctcgagcacaatcaattaccaaatttatatataatcatcattgggtccacgcattaatgcaaaagtatgtaaatggtgaggtacttcgacctggaattactcggtttgctaccaattttattgcattaaagtcattacagcaaaaaaggcaaggcttgaaggcaatggctagctcacaagagtggtctgaatccagatattcaaaattgagtgatggaaagaagatagaaaaggccattctttcctctagattttgggatactatagcagaaatcataaaaggtgtggaaccactttatattgtcctccgtaaggtcgatatggacaagcgtccacaaatgccgtatcttaaatatatgttgatttcagcaagagaggaggtcaggaaagcattcaaagatgattttaaggccgaccaatatgtacgaatcattgatcgtcggaccgatgttcatatggatcaagatatccataatgcag cgtattatctaaacccagcaattcaatatcgatatgctctcggaacgcaaaataatttcctaacgacactacgaaatgttatatatcggctcttgtcaaacactaccgaggcaaccgatgctcttatggagggtcgattatttcgagaaacaattggttcattctccgacgttgtagctgtatcgtgccgttacactatggatcctg tcgagtggtggctacaatttggaggcgatgcaccacatttaaggaaggttgccaTTCGTatactttcacagacaacaacatctagtggttgcgaacgtaattggtcaacgtttgcattgattcatacgaaggtccgcaatagactctcctacagacggttagagaaactagtatatgtccattataacatgcggctaaaattacgatgtgctgagttggataaggagccagaggaaccagatattgatcccattgacctccaattctacaacgaagattcagagccaatgttagattgggttgaagcagcagagaaccaagaggatcctctacttgatgaggcgggagatcctcagcgtccttcgcgttttatcaccgagacaatagaagaagaagaagaagcacaaccccaacaggtggaaaatccccctcgattacaacatggtatgagtcaaactgctcgaggaactaccgatacccaacggtcacactcgtccgcccaacgtgcaaaggcaaaggggaaggcagtagcatcagttgcatcgttggaaagaatcgagtcgggcgacgagacaccttcacaatcacattctctttctcgctcggtccagagacatgatagcaacacggacagcagtgcctcaacagatgatggcggtgataccgggcagtcgttggtctcgtctgcacaacttgagggtggtgaatggactgaggagcaatattttacacatgccactcaagattcagatcatggaactcgacaaggtactggtcaagtttatgcgcggaagggaaaggagaaggggaaggcagtggatgaatatgaacaaatgcgacagagcatacatgatatagacacagaaagagactcatcgtattcacagcaatcgtattatggagaatcatatgggcaacaacagtatggtgatagttggtcatccttttctaagcaacagcatgatacagaacaacatcaatatatgcctcaagagctgcctcgaacaaatatgattcatgacgatcaatctacgatcagcaccacattgatgcatcaatggcatacggtgtatcaatacactatgtcatgggatcaatttcatgattggatccaacaaacgtatcatattgatatgtatcggatcgaggaccctgatccaccacccgtggaggcccgtcgttcgttttggtggtag